The following proteins come from a genomic window of Lolium rigidum isolate FL_2022 chromosome 5, APGP_CSIRO_Lrig_0.1, whole genome shotgun sequence:
- the LOC124656887 gene encoding ABC transporter G family member STR-like: MQPQQQQHRSAMRREDRRASEMPAHRTERVGEADTRRAAELPPRRTERAGEADTRRAAELPPRPIETARRAAEKPAHRTERAGEADTRRAAELPPRRTERKKSLESLLDAPEVRGKRSGPVPAGEKVTNFPGQGLEFKNLSYSVIKKQKKDGVKIKKEVYLLNDISGQALRGQVTAILGPSGAGKSTFLDAIAGRIAKGSLEGSVSIDGRPVTTSYMKQISSYVMQDDQLFPMLTVLETLTFAAEVRLPPSLSRAEKLQRVWELIEQLGLQTTAHTYIGDEGVRGVSGGERRRVSIGTDIIHKPSLLFLDEPTSGLDSTSAYSVVEKVKDIAKGGSIVLMTIHQPSFRIQMLLDRIVILARGRLIYLGNPVTLPTYLAGFGRPVPDGENSMEYLLDVIKEYDESTLGLEPLVAYQRDGSKPNEAAKTPVPRTPRTPYQKSVQFRQIQLKSNNHFSLASATPHANPFSNFESYNIDDEEGDFDNSLERKTRTPLHNITSGYHPRLASDFYKDFSVWVYNGVAGTPQRRPTWTPARTPSRTPVPSYPPSRVTTPHRSIPPSPQEPVFKIEEPTYQEYELAIEPLDAPEDGPKFANPWLREVIVLSWRTALNVVRTPELFLSREIVLTVMALILSTLFHRLSASDFLTINRILNFYIFAVCLVFFSSNDAVPTFIQERFIFIRERSHNAYRASSYVISSLIVYLPFFAIQGFTFAVITKFMLHLNSSLLYFWIILFASLITTNAYVMLVSALVPSYITGYAVVIATTALFFLTCGFFLKRSKIPIVWRWLHYISAIKYPFEALLVNEFKGGHCYVGQANELSPGPLGQIKDSDLFTELHLNRTICPLIGQDVLATMDITMDSIWVDVAILLAWGVLYRLFFYVVLRFYSKNERK; the protein is encoded by the exons ATGCAgcctcagcagcagcagcacaggtCAGCCATGCGGAGGGAGGATCGGAGGGCAAGCGAGATGCCTGCCCATCGGACAGAGAGGGTGGGCGAGGCGGATACCCGGAGAGCGGCGGAGCTGCCACCCCGCCGGACGGAGAGGGCGGGGGAGGCGGACACCCGGAGAGCAGCGGAGTTGCCACCACGCCCGATAGAAACCGCTCGGCGAGCGGCTGAGAAGCCTGCCCATCGGACTGAGAGGGCGGGTGAGGCGGACACCCGGAGAGCGGCAGAGCTGCCACCCCGCCGGACAGAGAGGAAGAAAAGTCTGGAGAGCCTCCTCGACGCACCGGAAGTGCGGGGGAAGCGCAGCGGCCCTGTTCCGGCTGGCGAGAAGGTGACCAACTTCCCTGGCCAGGGCCTCGAGTTCAAGAACCTGTCCTACAGCGTCATAAAGAAGCAGAAGAAAGATGgggtcaagatcaagaaggaggtgtACCTGCTCAATGACATATCTGGGCAGGCTCTCCGGGGCCAGGTCACCGCCATCCTCGGACCCAGCGGTGCTGGCAAGTCCACTTTCCTCGACGCCATTGCTGGAAGGATCGCCAAGGGGAGTCTCGAGGGATCCGTCAGCATCGACGGACGACCT GTCACCACCAGCTACATGAAGCAGATTTCCTCTTACGTCATGCAAGATGATCAGCTGTTTCCCATGCTTACGGTGCTGGAGACACTTACATTTGCAGCTGAAGTCAGGCTCCCACCATCCCTATCCAGGGCTGAGAAGCTGCAAAGGGTATGGGAACTCATTGAGCAGCTCGGTTTGCAG ACAACAGCTCACACATACATTGGGGATGAAGGCGTAAGAGGGGTCTCTGGCGGGGAACGCCGCAGAGTGTCAATTGGTACAGACATCATCCATAAACCATCCCTGCTATTTCTCGACGAACCAACCTCTGGCCTCGACTCCACTAGTGCATACAGTGTGGTGGAGAAGGTGAAGGATATTGCAAAAGGAGGAAGCATTGTGCTCATGACAATTCATCAACCGTCTTTCAGGATACAGATGCTTCTTGACAGAATTGTCATCCTTGCAAG GGGAAGATTGATCTATCTAGGCAACCCAGTCACACTTCCCACATACCTTGCTGGATTTGGTCGACCAGTACCTGATGGTGAGAACAGCATGGAATACCTACTGGATGTCATCAAGGAGTATGATGAATCAACACTTGGACTTGAGCCTTTGGTTGCTTACCAGAGGGATGGCAGCAAACCCAATGAAGCTGCAAAAACTCCggtaccaagaacaccaagaacaccatATCAGAAGTCAGTGCAGTTCCGACAAATCCAGCTCAAAAGCAACAACCACTTTTCACTTGCAAGCGCAACACCTCATGCTAACCCCTTCTCGAACTTCGAGTCGTACAATATTGATGATGAGGAGGGTGATTTTGACAATTCTCTTGAAAGAAAAACACGAACACCGCTGCATAATATAACCTCAGGCTACCATCCAAGATTAGCTTCAGACTTCTACAAGGATTTCTCCGTCTGGGTTTACAATGGGGtcgcgggaacaccacaacggagGCCTACTTGGACTCCAGCTCGAACGCCATCAAGGACCCCAGTTCCAAGCTACCCACCAAGCCGCGTGACTACGCCACACAGGTCAATTcccccatctccccaagaacCAGTGTTCAAGATAGAAGAGCCAACCTATCAGGAGTACGAGCTTGCTATTGAGCCACTAGATGCACCCGAGGACGGGCCCAAGTTCGCAAATCCTTGGCTCAGGGAAGTCATCGTACTATCTTGGCGTACCGCACTAAATGTTGTGCGCACACCAGAGCTGTTCCTCTCACGTGAGATCGTTCTCACAGTCATGGCACTCATCCTTTCAACActgttccatcgcctcagtgcttCTGATTTCCTAACAATCAACCGCATCCTGAACTTCTACATCTTTGCAGTTTGCCTTGTCTTCTTCTCCTCAAATGATGCAGTTCCAACATTCATCCAGGAGCGCTTCATCTTCATCCGTGAGAGGTCCCACAATGCATACCGTGCTTCATCATATGTGATCTCCTCCCTTATTGTCTATCTCCCGTTCTTCGCCATTCAGGGCTTCACCTTTGCAGTGATCACAAAGTTCATGCTCCATCTGAATAGCAGTTTGCTTTACTTCTGGATCATCCTCTTTGCATCGCTCATAACCACAAATGCGTATGTCATGCTGGTGAGTGCACTTGTTCCAAGCTACATCACTGGCTATGCCGTCGTGATTGCGACAACAGCCCTCTTCTTCCTCACTTGTGGGTTCTTCTTGAAACGATCAAAGATCCCTATTGTCTGGCGTTGGCTTCACTACATCTCTGCAATCAAGTATCCATTTGAGGCATTGCTTGTGAACGAGTTCAAAGGAGGCCACTGCTATGTTGGCCAAGCTAATGAGCTGTCACCAGGACCTCTGGGACAAATCAAGGACAGTGACCTTTTCACAGAACTGCACTTAAACAGAACAATATGCCCCCTGATAGGCCAGGATGTGCTCGCAACCATGGATATCACAATGGACAGCATCTGGGTAGATGTTGCAATCCTCCTTGCCTGGGGTGTGCTCTATCGACTCTTCTTCTACGTGGTCCTGAGATTCTACTCCAAGAACGAGAGGAAATAA
- the LOC124653849 gene encoding TPR repeat-containing thioredoxin TDX-like isoform X5 gives MAKAGESSFNDEIMESDVELEGEVVEPDNDLPQKMGDPSVEVSEEKRDKAQLYKKKGVDALSEGKLNEAIEHLTEAILLNPTSAILYATRAGVFMKMKKPNAAIRDADVALQINPDSAKGYKSRGMAKAMLGKWEDAAHDLHVAAKLDFDEEISAELKKVEPNVHKIEEHKKKYERLRKERDMKKADAERKRKHAEEVSAASAVLKDGDVITIHSSNEFEAKIKAASSLSRLVILYFTATWCGPCRFMGPVYKSLAEKHRKIVFLKVDIDELGNVAHRWNVTSVPTFSFVINGKEIDKVVGADKTGLERKLAQYGSA, from the exons ATGGCGAAGGCTGGAGAGAGCAGCTTCAACGATGAGATTATGGAGTCAGATGTCGAGTTGGAAGGGGAAGTTGTTGAGCCTGACAATGATCTTCCGCAGAAG ATGGGAGATCCATCAGTTGAAGTCTCTGAAGAGAAACGTGATAAGGCACAGCTGTACAAAAAGAAGGGCGTTGACGCGCTTTCGGAAG GTAAACTGAACGAAGCAATCGAGCACCTGACGGAGGCCATCTTGCTGAACCCCACTTCAGCTATCCTCTATGCAACCAGGG CTGGTGTTTTTATGAAGATGAAGAAACCGAATGCAGCAATTCGTGATGCAGATGTAGCATTACAG ATTAATCCAGATTCTGCTAAAGGATATAAATCACGAGGGATGGCCAAAGCTATGCTTGGGAAGTGGGAAGATGCTGCTCATGACCTTCACGTGGCAGCAAAACTGGATTTTGATGAAGAGATTAGCGCAGAGCTTAAGAAG GTTGAACCCAATGTCCACAAAATtgaggaacacaagaagaagtatgaacGCTTGCGTAAAGAGAGGGACATGAAAAAAGCTGACGCTGAAAGAAAGCGTAAACATGCTGAGGAG GTTTCTGCTGCTTCTGCTGTTCTAAAGGATG GTGATGTGATCACTATCCACTCGTCAAATGAGTTTGAAGCAAAAATTAAGGCTGCATCAAGCTTGTCTAGGCTTGTGATTCTCTATTTCACTGCAACGTGGTGTGGGCCATGTCGTTTCATGGGACCGGTTTACAAAAGCTTAGCTGAAAAGCACCGGAAAATCGTCTTTCTTAAGGTGGACATCGATGAATTAGGGAATGTTGCACATCGCTGGAATGTCACCAGTGTCCCAACATTCTCCTTTGTGATAAACGGCAAAGAGATCGATAAGGTTGTTGGTGCAGACAAGACTGGTCTTGAAAGGAAGCTTGCGCAGTATGGCTCAGCCTAA
- the LOC124653849 gene encoding TPR repeat-containing thioredoxin TDX-like isoform X3, with amino-acid sequence MLLVLFAALEQGFRLYFVQKAAEGMAKAGESSFNDEIMESDVELEGEVVEPDNDLPQKMGDPSVEVSEEKRDKAQLYKKKGVDALSEGKLNEAIEHLTEAILLNPTSAILYATRAGVFMKMKKPNAAIRDADVALQINPDSAKGYKSRGMAKAMLGKWEDAAHDLHVAAKLDFDEEISAELKKVEPNVHKIEEHKKKYERLRKERDMKKADAERKRKHAEEVSAASAVLKDGDVITIHSSNEFEAKIKAASSLSRLVILYFTATWCGPCRFMGPVYKSLAEKHRKIVFLKVDIDELGNVAHRWNVTSVPTFSFVINGKEIDKVVGADKTGLERKLAQYGSA; translated from the exons ATGCTCTTAGTTCTGTTTGCAGCCTTGGAGCAAGGGTTCCGGTTATATTTCGTG CAGAAGGCAGCAGAAGGCATGGCGAAGGCTGGAGAGAGCAGCTTCAACGATGAGATTATGGAGTCAGATGTCGAGTTGGAAGGGGAAGTTGTTGAGCCTGACAATGATCTTCCGCAGAAG ATGGGAGATCCATCAGTTGAAGTCTCTGAAGAGAAACGTGATAAGGCACAGCTGTACAAAAAGAAGGGCGTTGACGCGCTTTCGGAAG GTAAACTGAACGAAGCAATCGAGCACCTGACGGAGGCCATCTTGCTGAACCCCACTTCAGCTATCCTCTATGCAACCAGGG CTGGTGTTTTTATGAAGATGAAGAAACCGAATGCAGCAATTCGTGATGCAGATGTAGCATTACAG ATTAATCCAGATTCTGCTAAAGGATATAAATCACGAGGGATGGCCAAAGCTATGCTTGGGAAGTGGGAAGATGCTGCTCATGACCTTCACGTGGCAGCAAAACTGGATTTTGATGAAGAGATTAGCGCAGAGCTTAAGAAG GTTGAACCCAATGTCCACAAAATtgaggaacacaagaagaagtatgaacGCTTGCGTAAAGAGAGGGACATGAAAAAAGCTGACGCTGAAAGAAAGCGTAAACATGCTGAGGAG GTTTCTGCTGCTTCTGCTGTTCTAAAGGATG GTGATGTGATCACTATCCACTCGTCAAATGAGTTTGAAGCAAAAATTAAGGCTGCATCAAGCTTGTCTAGGCTTGTGATTCTCTATTTCACTGCAACGTGGTGTGGGCCATGTCGTTTCATGGGACCGGTTTACAAAAGCTTAGCTGAAAAGCACCGGAAAATCGTCTTTCTTAAGGTGGACATCGATGAATTAGGGAATGTTGCACATCGCTGGAATGTCACCAGTGTCCCAACATTCTCCTTTGTGATAAACGGCAAAGAGATCGATAAGGTTGTTGGTGCAGACAAGACTGGTCTTGAAAGGAAGCTTGCGCAGTATGGCTCAGCCTAA
- the LOC124653849 gene encoding TPR repeat-containing thioredoxin TDX-like isoform X4: MLLVLFAALEQGFRLYFVKAAEGMAKAGESSFNDEIMESDVELEGEVVEPDNDLPQKMGDPSVEVSEEKRDKAQLYKKKGVDALSEGKLNEAIEHLTEAILLNPTSAILYATRAGVFMKMKKPNAAIRDADVALQINPDSAKGYKSRGMAKAMLGKWEDAAHDLHVAAKLDFDEEISAELKKVEPNVHKIEEHKKKYERLRKERDMKKADAERKRKHAEEVSAASAVLKDGDVITIHSSNEFEAKIKAASSLSRLVILYFTATWCGPCRFMGPVYKSLAEKHRKIVFLKVDIDELGNVAHRWNVTSVPTFSFVINGKEIDKVVGADKTGLERKLAQYGSA, translated from the exons ATGCTCTTAGTTCTGTTTGCAGCCTTGGAGCAAGGGTTCCGGTTATATTTCGTG AAGGCAGCAGAAGGCATGGCGAAGGCTGGAGAGAGCAGCTTCAACGATGAGATTATGGAGTCAGATGTCGAGTTGGAAGGGGAAGTTGTTGAGCCTGACAATGATCTTCCGCAGAAG ATGGGAGATCCATCAGTTGAAGTCTCTGAAGAGAAACGTGATAAGGCACAGCTGTACAAAAAGAAGGGCGTTGACGCGCTTTCGGAAG GTAAACTGAACGAAGCAATCGAGCACCTGACGGAGGCCATCTTGCTGAACCCCACTTCAGCTATCCTCTATGCAACCAGGG CTGGTGTTTTTATGAAGATGAAGAAACCGAATGCAGCAATTCGTGATGCAGATGTAGCATTACAG ATTAATCCAGATTCTGCTAAAGGATATAAATCACGAGGGATGGCCAAAGCTATGCTTGGGAAGTGGGAAGATGCTGCTCATGACCTTCACGTGGCAGCAAAACTGGATTTTGATGAAGAGATTAGCGCAGAGCTTAAGAAG GTTGAACCCAATGTCCACAAAATtgaggaacacaagaagaagtatgaacGCTTGCGTAAAGAGAGGGACATGAAAAAAGCTGACGCTGAAAGAAAGCGTAAACATGCTGAGGAG GTTTCTGCTGCTTCTGCTGTTCTAAAGGATG GTGATGTGATCACTATCCACTCGTCAAATGAGTTTGAAGCAAAAATTAAGGCTGCATCAAGCTTGTCTAGGCTTGTGATTCTCTATTTCACTGCAACGTGGTGTGGGCCATGTCGTTTCATGGGACCGGTTTACAAAAGCTTAGCTGAAAAGCACCGGAAAATCGTCTTTCTTAAGGTGGACATCGATGAATTAGGGAATGTTGCACATCGCTGGAATGTCACCAGTGTCCCAACATTCTCCTTTGTGATAAACGGCAAAGAGATCGATAAGGTTGTTGGTGCAGACAAGACTGGTCTTGAAAGGAAGCTTGCGCAGTATGGCTCAGCCTAA
- the LOC124653849 gene encoding TPR repeat-containing thioredoxin TDX-like isoform X2, translating into MLLVLFAALEQGFRLYFVVSSLCAAYILMDKAAEGMAKAGESSFNDEIMESDVELEGEVVEPDNDLPQKMGDPSVEVSEEKRDKAQLYKKKGVDALSEGKLNEAIEHLTEAILLNPTSAILYATRAGVFMKMKKPNAAIRDADVALQINPDSAKGYKSRGMAKAMLGKWEDAAHDLHVAAKLDFDEEISAELKKVEPNVHKIEEHKKKYERLRKERDMKKADAERKRKHAEEVSAASAVLKDGDVITIHSSNEFEAKIKAASSLSRLVILYFTATWCGPCRFMGPVYKSLAEKHRKIVFLKVDIDELGNVAHRWNVTSVPTFSFVINGKEIDKVVGADKTGLERKLAQYGSA; encoded by the exons ATGCTCTTAGTTCTGTTTGCAGCCTTGGAGCAAGGGTTCCGGTTATATTTCGTGGTATCTTCATTGTGTGCCGCTTACATACTAATGGAT AAGGCAGCAGAAGGCATGGCGAAGGCTGGAGAGAGCAGCTTCAACGATGAGATTATGGAGTCAGATGTCGAGTTGGAAGGGGAAGTTGTTGAGCCTGACAATGATCTTCCGCAGAAG ATGGGAGATCCATCAGTTGAAGTCTCTGAAGAGAAACGTGATAAGGCACAGCTGTACAAAAAGAAGGGCGTTGACGCGCTTTCGGAAG GTAAACTGAACGAAGCAATCGAGCACCTGACGGAGGCCATCTTGCTGAACCCCACTTCAGCTATCCTCTATGCAACCAGGG CTGGTGTTTTTATGAAGATGAAGAAACCGAATGCAGCAATTCGTGATGCAGATGTAGCATTACAG ATTAATCCAGATTCTGCTAAAGGATATAAATCACGAGGGATGGCCAAAGCTATGCTTGGGAAGTGGGAAGATGCTGCTCATGACCTTCACGTGGCAGCAAAACTGGATTTTGATGAAGAGATTAGCGCAGAGCTTAAGAAG GTTGAACCCAATGTCCACAAAATtgaggaacacaagaagaagtatgaacGCTTGCGTAAAGAGAGGGACATGAAAAAAGCTGACGCTGAAAGAAAGCGTAAACATGCTGAGGAG GTTTCTGCTGCTTCTGCTGTTCTAAAGGATG GTGATGTGATCACTATCCACTCGTCAAATGAGTTTGAAGCAAAAATTAAGGCTGCATCAAGCTTGTCTAGGCTTGTGATTCTCTATTTCACTGCAACGTGGTGTGGGCCATGTCGTTTCATGGGACCGGTTTACAAAAGCTTAGCTGAAAAGCACCGGAAAATCGTCTTTCTTAAGGTGGACATCGATGAATTAGGGAATGTTGCACATCGCTGGAATGTCACCAGTGTCCCAACATTCTCCTTTGTGATAAACGGCAAAGAGATCGATAAGGTTGTTGGTGCAGACAAGACTGGTCTTGAAAGGAAGCTTGCGCAGTATGGCTCAGCCTAA
- the LOC124653849 gene encoding TPR repeat-containing thioredoxin TDX-like isoform X1, translating to MLLVLFAALEQGFRLYFVVSSLCAAYILMDQKAAEGMAKAGESSFNDEIMESDVELEGEVVEPDNDLPQKMGDPSVEVSEEKRDKAQLYKKKGVDALSEGKLNEAIEHLTEAILLNPTSAILYATRAGVFMKMKKPNAAIRDADVALQINPDSAKGYKSRGMAKAMLGKWEDAAHDLHVAAKLDFDEEISAELKKVEPNVHKIEEHKKKYERLRKERDMKKADAERKRKHAEEVSAASAVLKDGDVITIHSSNEFEAKIKAASSLSRLVILYFTATWCGPCRFMGPVYKSLAEKHRKIVFLKVDIDELGNVAHRWNVTSVPTFSFVINGKEIDKVVGADKTGLERKLAQYGSA from the exons ATGCTCTTAGTTCTGTTTGCAGCCTTGGAGCAAGGGTTCCGGTTATATTTCGTGGTATCTTCATTGTGTGCCGCTTACATACTAATGGAT CAGAAGGCAGCAGAAGGCATGGCGAAGGCTGGAGAGAGCAGCTTCAACGATGAGATTATGGAGTCAGATGTCGAGTTGGAAGGGGAAGTTGTTGAGCCTGACAATGATCTTCCGCAGAAG ATGGGAGATCCATCAGTTGAAGTCTCTGAAGAGAAACGTGATAAGGCACAGCTGTACAAAAAGAAGGGCGTTGACGCGCTTTCGGAAG GTAAACTGAACGAAGCAATCGAGCACCTGACGGAGGCCATCTTGCTGAACCCCACTTCAGCTATCCTCTATGCAACCAGGG CTGGTGTTTTTATGAAGATGAAGAAACCGAATGCAGCAATTCGTGATGCAGATGTAGCATTACAG ATTAATCCAGATTCTGCTAAAGGATATAAATCACGAGGGATGGCCAAAGCTATGCTTGGGAAGTGGGAAGATGCTGCTCATGACCTTCACGTGGCAGCAAAACTGGATTTTGATGAAGAGATTAGCGCAGAGCTTAAGAAG GTTGAACCCAATGTCCACAAAATtgaggaacacaagaagaagtatgaacGCTTGCGTAAAGAGAGGGACATGAAAAAAGCTGACGCTGAAAGAAAGCGTAAACATGCTGAGGAG GTTTCTGCTGCTTCTGCTGTTCTAAAGGATG GTGATGTGATCACTATCCACTCGTCAAATGAGTTTGAAGCAAAAATTAAGGCTGCATCAAGCTTGTCTAGGCTTGTGATTCTCTATTTCACTGCAACGTGGTGTGGGCCATGTCGTTTCATGGGACCGGTTTACAAAAGCTTAGCTGAAAAGCACCGGAAAATCGTCTTTCTTAAGGTGGACATCGATGAATTAGGGAATGTTGCACATCGCTGGAATGTCACCAGTGTCCCAACATTCTCCTTTGTGATAAACGGCAAAGAGATCGATAAGGTTGTTGGTGCAGACAAGACTGGTCTTGAAAGGAAGCTTGCGCAGTATGGCTCAGCCTAA
- the LOC124651771 gene encoding protein TIFY 6b-like — translation MERDFMGAAGQRQQQRADDDDGGRKETAYFGAGGPPPMDWSFASRADAGAGAAPGVMSFRSAPRADQGLTQFSAAQKQQASRALTHQRSFGAESHGSPQYTAAMRDAYGGPASQQQLQQQQRQQHHHHQQHAATNGARVIPGSSPNNPMFKVQSSPSLPNGVAAGGTFKQPPFTMNSTAAVAPSRVGVYARNMPKPKMAQLTIFYAGSVNVFNNVSPEKAQELMMLASRGSLPGAPAAVTRSPETSFFVPAKVAAPEVSHSQEANLFAPAKFAAPEVSLTKQMLPQQRFSPPASGVSRPISSVSQASCLPKSASSSNIDSAVPKFPTQFVMPLASQPPSTRPSSGQSVAPPTSQHQPARPVTLSSSGQPVMPLASQPPPTRPVTLAAATVAAIMPRAVPQARKASLARFLEKRKERVTTVSPYPSAKSPIESSDTVGSSIENNKSSCTGIAMSSSHDKSVWRPRNISFGGESPSTNLHI, via the exons ATGGAGAGGGACTTCATGGGCGCCGCAGGGCAGCGCCAGCAGCAgcgcgccgacgacgacgacggcggcagaaAGGAGACAG CTTACTTCGGAGCAGGAGGCCCGCCGCCCATGGACTGGTCCTTCGCCAGCAGGGCCGacgccggtgccggtgccgcgCCGGGGGTCATGTCGTTCAGGTCCGCGCCCAGGGCGGACCAGGGGCTCACCCAGTTCTCCGCCGCCCAGAAGCAGCAGGCCTCTCGCGCACTCACCCACCAG AGATCATTCGGTGCCGAGAGCCATGGCAGCCCACAGTACACGGCAGCGATGCGTGACGCGTACGGCGGCCCGGCTTCACAGCAACAACTGCAACAACAGCAGCGtcaacaacaccaccaccaccagcagcatGCTGCTACTAATGGTGCTAGAGTGATTCCTGGGTCATCACCGAACAACCCGATGTTCAAGGTCCAGAGTTCGCCTAGCCTACCAAATGGCGTCGCTGCTGGTGGAACATTCAAACAGCCACCTTTCACGATGAACAGCACGGCTGCGGTCGCGCCTTCCAGAGTTGGTGTCTATGCAAG GAACATGCCGAAGCCGAAGATGGCGCAGCTGACCATCTTCTACGCCGGTTCCGTCAACGTGTTCAACAACGTTTCGCCGGAGAAG GCTCAGGAGCTTATGATGTTAGCTAGCAGAGGGTCTCTTCCAGGTGCACCTGCTGCTGTCACTCGCAGTCCAGAGACAAGTTTCTTCGTGCCGGCTAAAGTCGCTGCACCTGAGGTTTCTCACAGTCAAGAAGCCAATCTTTTCGCGCCGGCTAAATTTGCAGCACCCGAGGTTTCGCTCACAAAGCAGATGCTACCTCAGCAGCGCTTCTCGCCTCCTGCGTCAGGCGTTTCCAGACCGATATCCAGCGTGTCTCAAGCTTCGTGTCTCCCCAAGAGCGCCTCTAGCTCCAACATCGACTCGGCAGTCCCTAAATTTCCAACCCAATTTGTTATGCCTCTCGCAAGTCAGCCTCCGTCGACTCGTCCATCTTCAGGCCAATCTGTTGCGCCTCCCACAAGTCAGCATCAGCCTGCTCGTCCTGTGACACTATCATCTTCAGGCCAACCTGTTATGCCTCTCGCAAGTCAGCCTCCGCCTACTCGTCCCGTCACACTTGCCGCTGCCACTGTTGCAGCTATTATGCCAAGAG ctGTCCCTCAAGCTCGGAAGGCGTCCCTAGCCCGATTCTTGGAGAAACGGAAAGAAAG AGTGACAACCGTTTCGCCGTATCCATCAGCCAAAAGCCCAATTGAGAGCAGCGACACAGTTGGGAGCTCCATTGAGAACAACAAATCATCATGCACAGGCATTGCCATGTCAAGCAGCCATGACAAATCAGTATGGCGGCCCAGAAACATCAGTTTTGGTGGAGAGTCCCCAAGTACAAACCTACATATCTGA